A single window of Sander lucioperca isolate FBNREF2018 chromosome 22, SLUC_FBN_1.2, whole genome shotgun sequence DNA harbors:
- the si:dkey-121b10.7 gene encoding heparan sulfate glucosamine 3-O-sulfotransferase 6 yields the protein MWHVSCVVSPCSGLRLMGCSKWRAAFNFGHLRVQSKLSVFFTMILLFTYLFYCLNGYCDSLPRPVYDQQSHFQNKILLNDGHGASSPQQQQLGAYNASQVVREQLSDLSNSDAPSNNISIANNFGSKKFPQAIIIGVKKGGTRALLEFLRIHPDVRAVGSEPHFFDRFYEKGLDWYRNLMPRTLEGQITMEKTPSYFITKEAPRRVFSMSRHTKLIVVVRDPVTRAVSDYTQTLSKSPGLPSFQSLAFRNATTGLIDTSWSAVRIGIYAKHLENWLRFFPLSRLLFVSGERLVTDPAGEMGRVQDFLGLKRVVTDKHFYFNQTKGFPCLKKPEGSSRPRCLGKSKGRPHPQISSEVLHRLRDFYRPFNLKFYQMTGHNFGWD from the exons ATGTGGCATGTTTCCTGCGTTGTGTCCCCGTGCTCAGGATTGCGACTCATGGGATGTAGTAAATGGAGAGCTGCGTTCAACTTTGGACACCTGAGGGTGCAGTCCAAGCTGTCCGTCTTCTTTACCATGATCCTTCTCTTCACTTACCTCTTTTACTGCCTCAACGGATACTGTGACTCATTGCCCAGGCCAGTATATGACCAACAAAgtcattttcaaaacaaaatcctCTTAAACGATGGACACGGAGCGTCGTcgccgcagcagcagcagctcggcGCGTATAACGCGTCTCAGGTTGTCCGGGAACAGCTGTCGGACCTGTCGAACAGCGACGCTCCATCTAACAACATCTCTATAGCGAATAATTTCGGCAGCAAAAAGTTCCCTCAGGCCATCATCATCGGGGTGAAGAAAGGTGGCACCCGGGCTCTGCTGGAGTTCCTGCGCATCCATCCGGACGTGAGAGCCGTCGGCTCCGAGCCGCACTTTTTTGACCGCTTCTACGAGAAGGGACTGGACTGGTACAG GAACCTGATGCCTCGTACTCTGGAGGGTCAGATCACCATGGAGAAGACGCCCAGTTACTTTATCACCAAAGAAGCCCCTCGCCGCGTCTTCTCCATGAGCCGCCACACCAAGCTCATCGTGGTGGTGCGTGACCCCGTGACCCGGGCTGTTTCTGATTACACCCAGACTCTATCCAAATCCCCCGGGCTCCCGTCCTTCCAGAGCCTGGCCTTCCGAAATGCCACCACAGGCCTCATTGACACATCTTGGAGTGCCGTGCGTATCGGCATCTACGCCAAGCACCTAGAGAACTGGCTGCGCTTCTTCCCGCTCTCACGCCTCCTCTTTGTCAGCGGCGAACGCCTTGTGACGGACCCAGCAGGCGAGATGGGCCGGGTTCAGGACTTCCTGGGACTCAAACGGGTGGTAACAGACAAGCACTTCTACTTCAACCAGACCAAAGGTTTCCCCTGCCTAAAGAAGCCCGAGGGGAGCAGCAGGCCGCGTTGCCTGGGGAAGTCAAAGGGCAGGCCCCATCCCCAGATCTCCTCTGAGGTCCTGCATAGACTCAGAGACTTCTACAGACCCTTCAATCTAAAGTTTTACCAAATGACCGGCCACAATTTTGGTTGGGACTGA